One Cryobacterium roopkundense genomic region harbors:
- the thrC gene encoding threonine synthase: protein MSVQSSLNESVVNAVKAPTSRQWRGVLREYADRLNISDATPIITLGEGGTPLIPAPALSARTGAKVWIKFEGMNPTGSFKDRGMTMAISKAMEDGAKAVICASTGNTSASAAAYATHAGITAAVLVPEGKIAMGKLSQAVAHNAQLLQVQGNFDDCLDIARDLAANYPVHLVNSVNPDRIEGQKTAAFEVVEVLGDAPDFHFVPVGNAGNYTAYFRGYSEEVARGATTKLPRMFGFQASGSAPIVLGHRVENPDTIASAIRIGNPASWDLALNAREVSDGYFGAITDPKILEAHRILSAEVGIFVEPASAIGVAGLLERSEAGLIPAGATVVITVTGHGLKDPQWALRTADGSDVLPTIVPVDTAEIASVLGLGKA from the coding sequence ATGTCCGTTCAGTCCAGCCTGAATGAGTCCGTGGTCAACGCCGTCAAGGCGCCCACGTCCCGGCAGTGGCGCGGTGTGCTGCGTGAGTACGCTGACCGCCTTAACATTTCGGATGCCACGCCCATCATCACGCTCGGCGAGGGCGGCACGCCGCTCATTCCCGCACCGGCGCTCTCCGCCCGCACCGGCGCGAAGGTCTGGATCAAGTTCGAGGGCATGAACCCGACGGGCTCGTTCAAAGACCGCGGCATGACGATGGCGATCTCGAAGGCGATGGAAGACGGCGCGAAGGCCGTTATCTGTGCCTCGACAGGGAACACCTCCGCCTCGGCGGCCGCCTACGCCACCCACGCCGGAATCACGGCCGCGGTGCTCGTGCCGGAAGGCAAGATCGCCATGGGCAAGCTCAGCCAGGCCGTGGCGCACAACGCCCAGCTGCTGCAGGTGCAGGGCAACTTCGACGACTGCCTCGACATCGCCCGCGACCTCGCCGCGAACTATCCTGTGCACCTCGTGAACTCGGTCAACCCCGACCGCATCGAGGGCCAGAAGACCGCGGCGTTCGAGGTCGTCGAAGTGCTCGGCGACGCCCCAGACTTCCACTTTGTTCCGGTCGGAAACGCCGGCAATTACACCGCCTACTTCCGCGGCTACAGCGAAGAGGTGGCCCGCGGCGCCACCACGAAGCTTCCGCGCATGTTTGGCTTCCAGGCCTCCGGCAGCGCACCCATCGTGCTCGGCCACCGCGTCGAGAACCCCGACACGATCGCGAGCGCCATCCGCATCGGAAACCCGGCCTCGTGGGACCTCGCCCTGAACGCACGTGAGGTGAGCGACGGCTACTTCGGTGCCATCACCGACCCGAAGATCCTCGAAGCCCACCGCATCCTGTCGGCCGAGGTGGGTATCTTCGTCGAGCCCGCCTCCGCGATCGGTGTCGCAGGATTGCTCGAACGCTCCGAGGCCGGACTCATCCCGGCCGGAGCCACCGTGGTCATCACCGTGACCGGCCACGGCCTGAAAGACCCTCAGTGGGCCCTTCGCACCGCAGACGGCTCGGACGTCTTGCCCACCATCGTTCCCGTCGACACCGCCGAAATCGCCAGCGTGCTCGGACTGGGCAAGGCATGA
- a CDS encoding homoserine dehydrogenase, which yields MIEYRNLRVALLGGGSVGAQVARLLLEQSEELASRVGASLELVGIAVRNVDAERTVDLPKELFTTDAESLILGADVVIELMGGIEPARSYILLAINSGADVVTANKALLAEHGAELFAAADQVGAQLNYEAAVAGAIPILRPLRESLAGDRVVRILGIVNGTTNYILDRMDEAGDSLEDALASATALGYAEADPTADIGGYDAAQKAAILASLAFHTTVPLASVYREGITSVTPAQIESARKAGYVVKLLAICERFTDEHGVDGVSARVYPAMVPRSHPLAAVHGANNAVFVEAEAAGSLMFYGAGAGGVETASAVLGDLVSLARRHVAGGPGVAASSHAGLPVFDIGSVTTRYAVTLEVTDEPGVLAEVASVFSRHHVSLALVEQSMTPAVAKTVSRAAVSATATLVIGTHEATEAALAATVSDLAANRFVTTIASVLRVEGV from the coding sequence ATGATCGAATACCGCAACCTGCGCGTCGCCCTTCTCGGCGGTGGATCCGTGGGCGCCCAGGTGGCCCGCCTGCTGCTCGAGCAGAGCGAAGAGCTCGCCAGCCGCGTGGGCGCGAGCCTTGAACTGGTCGGCATCGCGGTGCGCAACGTCGACGCCGAACGCACGGTTGACCTGCCCAAGGAACTCTTCACCACGGATGCCGAATCCCTCATTCTGGGTGCGGACGTCGTGATCGAGCTGATGGGTGGCATCGAACCGGCGCGCAGCTACATCCTGCTTGCCATCAATTCCGGAGCGGATGTCGTCACCGCGAACAAGGCTCTGCTCGCCGAGCATGGGGCAGAGCTCTTCGCCGCGGCCGACCAGGTGGGCGCGCAGCTGAATTACGAGGCTGCCGTTGCGGGCGCGATTCCCATTCTTCGTCCGCTGCGCGAAAGCCTGGCCGGCGACAGGGTCGTGCGCATCCTCGGCATCGTCAACGGCACGACGAACTACATTCTCGATCGCATGGACGAGGCCGGAGACTCCCTGGAGGACGCGCTCGCGTCCGCCACGGCGCTCGGTTACGCCGAAGCCGACCCGACCGCCGACATCGGTGGCTACGACGCGGCGCAGAAGGCAGCCATTCTGGCGAGCCTGGCGTTCCACACCACGGTGCCGCTCGCATCCGTTTATCGGGAGGGCATCACCTCGGTCACGCCCGCGCAGATCGAATCGGCTCGAAAGGCCGGCTACGTGGTGAAGCTTCTCGCCATCTGCGAACGCTTCACCGACGAGCACGGCGTGGACGGCGTCTCCGCCCGCGTGTACCCGGCCATGGTTCCGCGCAGCCACCCGCTCGCGGCCGTGCACGGCGCGAACAACGCTGTGTTCGTGGAGGCGGAGGCCGCCGGAAGCCTCATGTTCTACGGAGCAGGGGCCGGGGGAGTTGAGACTGCCTCTGCCGTGCTCGGCGACCTGGTGTCCCTCGCCCGCCGCCACGTTGCGGGCGGCCCTGGGGTGGCCGCCTCGAGCCACGCTGGCCTGCCCGTCTTCGACATCGGCAGCGTCACCACGCGCTACGCGGTGACCCTCGAAGTCACCGACGAGCCCGGCGTGCTCGCCGAAGTGGCGAGCGTGTTCAGCAGGCACCATGTGTCGCTCGCCCTCGTGGAACAGTCCATGACCCCCGCCGTGGCCAAAACCGTGAGTCGCGCCGCCGTCTCCGCCACGGCTACCCTTGTGATCGGAACGCACGAAGCCACGGAGGCCGCCCTGGCCGCCACCGTGAGCGACCTCGCGGCCAACCGATTTGTCACCACCATCGCATCCGTTTTGAGAGTTGAAGGAGTCTGA
- the thrB gene encoding homoserine kinase, with protein sequence MTETTVSLAGRAVAVQVPATTANLGPGFDTLGLALAKYDHLEVRVRDEPGVTVEVHGVGEGEVPTDESNLVVKAIAHTFAAYGLPMPGLNLVAQNVIPHGRGLGSSGAAIVSGILAAKGLLEGIVDIDAEALLALATEMEGHPDNVAPALFGGLTIAWMTPEGPKHKKLMVHRGVKPLVFVPEHVMSTALARSLQPESVPHEDAVFNLSRSALLIAALIQSPELLLTATEDKLHQSYRAAAMPETNRLITLLREKGFAAVVSGAGPSILVLASDPGQRLVAAELVAEASDTPWRALMLAVDFQGATVTPLVDEVAA encoded by the coding sequence ATGACCGAAACGACGGTCTCGCTTGCCGGGCGAGCGGTAGCGGTTCAGGTTCCGGCCACCACGGCTAACCTAGGCCCCGGCTTCGACACCCTGGGCCTCGCCCTGGCCAAGTACGACCACCTCGAGGTTCGCGTTCGCGACGAGCCCGGGGTGACCGTCGAGGTGCACGGCGTCGGCGAGGGTGAAGTGCCTACCGACGAAAGCAACCTCGTCGTGAAGGCGATCGCGCACACCTTCGCGGCATACGGCCTGCCGATGCCGGGCTTGAACCTGGTTGCCCAGAACGTCATTCCGCACGGACGAGGCCTCGGTTCCTCAGGTGCAGCCATCGTCTCGGGCATTCTCGCGGCGAAGGGGCTGCTCGAGGGAATCGTCGACATCGACGCCGAAGCGCTCCTTGCCCTGGCAACGGAGATGGAAGGCCACCCCGACAACGTGGCACCCGCGCTGTTCGGCGGTTTGACAATCGCCTGGATGACTCCGGAGGGCCCCAAGCACAAGAAGCTCATGGTGCACCGCGGCGTCAAACCGCTGGTCTTCGTTCCGGAACACGTTATGTCGACGGCCCTCGCCAGAAGCCTGCAGCCCGAATCTGTTCCTCACGAGGATGCCGTCTTCAACCTCTCCCGTTCGGCGCTGCTCATTGCGGCCCTCATCCAGAGCCCGGAGCTGCTGCTGACTGCGACAGAGGACAAGTTGCACCAGAGCTACCGTGCCGCTGCCATGCCGGAGACCAACCGCCTGATCACCCTCCTGCGAGAGAAGGGCTTCGCCGCCGTTGTCTCGGGAGCCGGGCCGTCGATCCTGGTGCTCGCGAGCGATCCCGGCCAGCGCCTGGTGGCCGCCGAACTCGTGGCCGAGGCCTCCGACACTCCCTGGCGTGCGCTCATGCTCGCGGTGGATTTTCAGGGCGCCACGGTGACGCCGCTGGTCGACGAGGTCGCTGCGTAA